The Faecalibacterium sp. I3-3-33 DNA window ATCCAGAAAGCATTGAGCGACGCGGCAGAGTACTGGTATGCCTTTTTTGCCGGCAGCGACGAGGAAGCGGAGCTTGCCGCCGAGCGCAGCGGACGAAAAGCTGCCGCCAAGAAAAAGCAGAAGCTCGGAACGGAGTAAGCCTGTGAAGGAGGAACCCCATGAACACCCCGCTCGTCAGCGTGATCGTGCCCGTTTACAACGTGGAAAAGACCCTTGCCCGCTGTCTGGAAAGCATCTGCGGCCAGAGCTACCAGAACCTTGAGATCATCGTGGTGAACGATGGCTCCCCGGACGGCAGCCTTGCCATCTGTGAGCAGTTCCGGGCAAAAGACCCCCGCGTGGTGGTCATCAGCAAGGAGAACGAGGGGATCCCCCTCACCCGCAATGCCGGAATGCGCGCTGCCCACGGCAAGTATTTGCAGTTCGTGGACAGCGATGATTATATTGAACCCACCTTTACCGCCCGCATGGTGGAAGCTGCCGAGAAGAACTATGCCGATCTGGTCATTGCACCCTATTGGATGGTGATCCCACCGGATTCCAGCAAAAGCGGCCAGCGCACCGAAAAGCTGCTGATGCAGCTGGGCGTACAGACCGACACCGCCGAGCCGGAGGTGAACGTTTACAGCTTTCTGCCCGCCGGGAACTATGGCCAGAAAGAGTTTGTGCAGGAATACATGAAAAAGCCCTCCTCCTTCTATTTCAACGTGCTGTGGAACAAGCTGTACCGCCGCAGCCTTTTGATGAACGCGGGGCTCTGGTTCACCCGCGAGATCTACAACGAGGATCAGCTGTTCAACGTGCGGTATTTCCGGCTGGCAAAGGCCTATACCGCCCTTGCCGACCCGGGTTATTACTACATCCAGAACCCCCAAAGCCTGCTGCACACCAATGTGGATCTTGGCAAGATCGTGAACAGCCGCTTGCAGATGTTCCCCCATTACAAGCAGATGCTGACCGAACTGGGGATCGCCCGTGGCAATCAGCTGCGGCTGTACCACACCCTCATTGCCCAGTCGGAGCGTTTCACGCCCGCAGGCCCTGTCCAGACCCTGCTGAAACGCAAAAACCAGCCCAAGTGATAATTTTCCGTAAAACAAAAGCCGCTGCACGAATGTGCAGCGGCTTTTTACTTTTTACCCCAATCGGGCGCAGAAAGCCTCCCGGACGGCGGTCTCCCGCCCGCGGGGGATGGGGATGCGTGCCCCGCTGCGCATCCGTACCTCGCCGGGTGTCAGCAGCTGCACTGCTTCCAGATTGACCACATAGGAGCGGTGCGGCTGC harbors:
- a CDS encoding glycosyltransferase family 2 protein; translation: MNTPLVSVIVPVYNVEKTLARCLESICGQSYQNLEIIVVNDGSPDGSLAICEQFRAKDPRVVVISKENEGIPLTRNAGMRAAHGKYLQFVDSDDYIEPTFTARMVEAAEKNYADLVIAPYWMVIPPDSSKSGQRTEKLLMQLGVQTDTAEPEVNVYSFLPAGNYGQKEFVQEYMKKPSSFYFNVLWNKLYRRSLLMNAGLWFTREIYNEDQLFNVRYFRLAKAYTALADPGYYYIQNPQSLLHTNVDLGKIVNSRLQMFPHYKQMLTELGIARGNQLRLYHTLIAQSERFTPAGPVQTLLKRKNQPK